The sequence CGGCACACTGGACAACGCCGAATTGACGACGGCGGTTTCAGTTTCTTTTAAATCAATGCTCACGCCAGGGAGATAATTTAATTTGCTGGCCACCGCATTAAACACGCTGTTAAAACTGTCACTTAACCAATTCCAAAGCCCATCAAATACGCTCTTAATGGAATCTGAAATACCATTAAATGTGTCACTGATAGAGAAGTTTTCAAACCAACCGCACAAGGCATCCCAACCGCCTGCGACCCCATTCCATAAATCGGCAAACAGTTGTGATACCGTGTTATAAATCGCAATAAAGGCTTGCACAGGTGACAATGAGAAAAACCATTGGCACACGGCATCCCAACCTTTGGCAATGCCTGCATACATCAAATTTGTTATGCGGGTAATGGATGCCCAAAAACTGGCAAATACGCTAACGGGATTGATGCGTTCTAAAAATTGAACGGTAGCATCCCAGCCCTTAATAATATTGGTTTTTACGCCATCCCATTCCTTCACTATCCATTTCGCGCTATTCGTAAATGCAGTGGCAACCATCATTACCGCTTTAATGGTCATTCTTAATGGGAATGTCAGTAACGCAATGGCTTTCGCCACACTCTTACCAAACGCCTGCCCCGCAATCGTGGTTTTATTCAGTGTCTTTTCTGAAAACTCAATAGGGGTAAGTAAATCCGTAAACCAATTAAAAACCGTTTTGACCGCTTCCCACACGACACCCAACGCTTTACCGATGTCCTCAAACATGGAACCAACGGGCGACATAGAGTCAAAGGCCTCTAAAAAACCTTGCACAAAACCTTTAAAAAACGCCTTGATAGGTTGCCAAAATTTCACAACTGCGATCGCAATCAGGGCAAACAAGCCGATTAACAATAAAACTGGCCATGTGATAGAGGTAAATCCTAATGCTGTGGCAAAAGAGGCAATTTTTGTGGTATTTAAAAATCCCGTCAGTTTAGCGAGAGAACTGCTAAAAAAGCCTGTGGCTTTCGTCACTAAATCGTATTTGCCTTTCATCAGTGAGAGCAACACGCCCCCCGTTTTCCACAAAGGCAGAATACCCACCCACAGCAATCGACCGATACCCAACACGATATTCGCCATGGCACCCATTGCAGTGAAGGCAATAAACCCCGTCACCACATAACCAATCGCGCGGGCAATATTTGGAAATAATGTTAACCAACGCACGAGCATTTGCCCCATATCGGCAATTTTATTAATCAAGGGCACAATCACAGGCAATAATGTCATGCCGACCGCAATGCGGATAGACTCCCAAATCGACAATAACCGTTCCCACGGATTGGCTAACATACTCGCCATTTCTGTGGCACGTTTCATCCCGTCGTCACCGCCTAATGCCGTGATATTTTTTCGCAACACATCGACGTTATTAAACAGCGATTTAACGACAATAGCGGAATCGCCAAAAGCGTCCTCTATTTCTTTTTGTGCCTTTAAATTGCCCGCAATCGATTTGCCGTATTTGCCTTGCAGTTTCTCCAGCATTTCGGGCATCGTCAGCATTTGCCCTGACGCATTAACAAACGATAGACCGAGTTTTTTCGCCCCGTCCGTTGCTCCTGACAGAAACGACTCATATGCGCCACTGGATTCCGTGCCTAATGAGCGTTGTAGTTCCCCTAATACCGCTAACTGTTCATCAATACCAACCCCAAATTGTGTACCCGCAGAGCGAGCCCCTTCCATCAAATCAGTGATTTCAGCCATAGAAGTGCCGAACGTTTGCGACATAATAACGGCCTTGCCTGCCAGCGCTTCCGCGAACGTCACTTTGCCCACGCTATCAGCATAGCCTTGAAATTGGGAAAACATTTTCCCCATATAGGCATTGGATTCTTCGGCAGTGGTTTTTAGTGCTGATGCCGTAATGTTGCTGATTTTGGTTAGTTGCGGGAGTTCATTATCAGAAATACCACTAATGGCCTTTCTGATAGAAAGAGAAGATTCAACGAATTGCACGGCGGATTTACCGTATTGTGCGCTAAAGGTCAGCGCATCATTGGTAATTTTTTTCATCGCGCCATCGTCTACACCCGTGACTTTTGCCATGTCGAGTGCGTCTTGAATAGCTAACGCGGGGTCTAAAACGTTTTTCAACGCAAAGACAGAGCCAGCCAAGCCAGCCCCACCGACCGCGATATTTTTAAATGCTTCTTGTGAGGTTTCAGCGAATTGAGTCACGCCTGCTTGCACTGCCTTCAAGGGCTGAGTGACTTTATCAATCATGCTGAGTGTAAAATCTAATGTACTCATCATTCACCCTTGAAAGCTAATGCAATGCCATTTGCGACCGCAATGCGGTGATTTTCTGTGAAGTGGTTATCTAGCCAAATTGCGCATGCGAAGCTGTCGATATCATCCTGTTCATGAGGGAGATAGTGCCGTCGTAACGCCATATATTGTCCGAGGGCACTGCGTTCAATCGCTTCGACTCGCGCCGTTAGTTTTTTAGTTCAATATCCAATTTAGGTGCGTATTCTGAATTCACCTTTTCCAGTAATTGCATCGCCGAACCTGGGATATTCAAAACCTCTGTTAAGGCTTCTTTGCTTTCAGGGGTAATAATTCGGCGTAAATAAGTGACAGTGGGCGCGACTTTATCCGTTGCTGAAATTTCATTTAACCAGCCGTTATACGCCGTCATATTCGGCTCAAAAACCAGTTCTTTACCCATCACGACTAAGGTAATTGTATTTTTCTTGGTACTCATTTTTCCATCCTTTGACGAATTTCGTCCGTTAATTGGTTGTGCCGAACGGCACATTTTCCGTAAATCTCATGGTATTTTAATAATGCAGTGGCTAAATCTGCCCCTGTATTACCGTTTAGTTTCGGTAAGGTTGTCGTGCATTTTGTCAGTAGATTTTCCTGATAAGGCACGTTCGGTGCGCTCAATGGCGTCGTTGTACATCCTGATAAAATCATCACTAACACAAACGTGAGTGAACACAGGCTTAATAATTTCGGTGCGTATTTCAGGCGGTTGCGCATTGGCGAGTTCCTCCAATTTATTTTCTAACGTCCTTGCTGATTGACTCGCTAAATCGTGTTGAGCCTTTAAACTGGCGTTATTAACTTCATTAGCTGTTTTTAATGCGACCAGTTCAAGACTGTCTTGATGCCAACCTTTAACCAACCAGCCAGCTCCAAAAGCTAAAATAAACGCAAAGATGATCGCCGTTGCTTGTTTCATTATTTCACGCCGTTGTGCTCTAACGAGTAGTGATTACCGTCATTGAAACGACCGCCCCACGTACCGCCAATGGATTCCCAATATTCGCCAAGTGGCTGATGGTCAGTTGTCTTGGTGAGATAAACACCCTCTTTAAACAGGTTAAAATCCACGGCCAATCGCTGAGTGTGTAAGCTGTTTTTAATACCAGTGCCTGATTTAGCGTTTAACTTTGCTTGTTCTTCTGTGCGATACGCTTCTGAAAATGTCAGTTCATAACCGTTGTCATAAGCAAAGAGGATCAAGTCTGCAATCATGCGCGTAAACTTGCGTTGTTTTTCGCCGAGTGTCATTTTTTCAACTTCCCTGTCAGTAAGTCACTGCCTCGTTTTTTCAGCCATAATTCCACTAACTGAAAGCCTGCAATACCTAACGCTGAACCTAGCCCCGTAATCGCCAGTGGCGAAAGACCAGGGATCCAAATCAACAATCCCCCTGCCATTAATGACACTGCCGAACCCAAAATGACACGACCAATAAAGAGGCGTAACGTAATGGGTTCACTGCCTGACATCATTTTGCCAATCGCAATTAAAGCGCCCAAGATAATCAAAGAAATCAGTGTTTTGTTATGTTCTTCCATGAACAAAAATCCTTTCAATTACAATTTATCTGTCAATTCAGACTCTAAATAAGGAATGCCGTTAATACGCACAAAATCGGGGGAAGTGACAATATATTTAATTTTATGCATCAGAACAGCACCGCCTTTTGATTCTGCATCCAAAATATCAGTGAAATTTAATTTGCAACCAAACGCCTCAACCTTAAATTCTTCCGTACCTGCTTTCGCGTACCACATAAGGTCAACTGTTGGAATTGCACGCCATGAACCTGCTTGACGTGCTTTGGCAGTGAAAATGGATAAATATTTTGTCGCTAATTCGATTTCGCCTTCAGCAGAAACATCGCCATTAATAAACCCATCAGGCACCCCTTTCGTTTGAGCTACGGCAGTGTTATCTGTAACAGTTAAACCCACTTTGTCAGCATGGACTAAATCGCCA comes from Proteus vulgaris and encodes:
- a CDS encoding phage holin family protein; translation: MEEHNKTLISLIILGALIAIGKMMSGSEPITLRLFIGRVILGSAVSLMAGGLLIWIPGLSPLAITGLGSALGIAGFQLVELWLKKRGSDLLTGKLKK
- a CDS encoding M15 family metallopeptidase, which gives rise to MTLGEKQRKFTRMIADLILFAYDNGYELTFSEAYRTEEQAKLNAKSGTGIKNSLHTQRLAVDFNLFKEGVYLTKTTDHQPLGEYWESIGGTWGGRFNDGNHYSLEHNGVK
- a CDS encoding putative phage tail assembly chaperone — its product is MSTKKNTITLVVMGKELVFEPNMTAYNGWLNEISATDKVAPTVTYLRRIITPESKEALTEVLNIPGSAMQLLEKVNSEYAPKLDIELKN
- a CDS encoding phage tail tape measure protein codes for the protein MSTLDFTLSMIDKVTQPLKAVQAGVTQFAETSQEAFKNIAVGGAGLAGSVFALKNVLDPALAIQDALDMAKVTGVDDGAMKKITNDALTFSAQYGKSAVQFVESSLSIRKAISGISDNELPQLTKISNITASALKTTAEESNAYMGKMFSQFQGYADSVGKVTFAEALAGKAVIMSQTFGTSMAEITDLMEGARSAGTQFGVGIDEQLAVLGELQRSLGTESSGAYESFLSGATDGAKKLGLSFVNASGQMLTMPEMLEKLQGKYGKSIAGNLKAQKEIEDAFGDSAIVVKSLFNNVDVLRKNITALGGDDGMKRATEMASMLANPWERLLSIWESIRIAVGMTLLPVIVPLINKIADMGQMLVRWLTLFPNIARAIGYVVTGFIAFTAMGAMANIVLGIGRLLWVGILPLWKTGGVLLSLMKGKYDLVTKATGFFSSSLAKLTGFLNTTKIASFATALGFTSITWPVLLLIGLFALIAIAVVKFWQPIKAFFKGFVQGFLEAFDSMSPVGSMFEDIGKALGVVWEAVKTVFNWFTDLLTPIEFSEKTLNKTTIAGQAFGKSVAKAIALLTFPLRMTIKAVMMVATAFTNSAKWIVKEWDGVKTNIIKGWDATVQFLERINPVSVFASFWASITRITNLMYAGIAKGWDAVCQWFFSLSPVQAFIAIYNTVSQLFADLWNGVAGGWDALCGWFENFSISDTFNGISDSIKSVFDGLWNWLSDSFNSVFNAVASKLNYLPGVSIDLKETETAVVNSALSSVPVQPDFNAINQNQPNRRFDYQPSLLTGGDLKGINKGGLNKEINNNQTNVDNRRQYGNITINNGNVMSPADLEEWSALN
- a CDS encoding phage protein yields the protein MSGKRISGQSIDFNMDGDLVHADKVGLTVTDNTAVAQTKGVPDGFINGDVSAEGEIELATKYLSIFTAKARQAGSWRAIPTVDLMWYAKAGTEEFKVEAFGCKLNFTDILDAESKGGAVLMHKIKYIVTSPDFVRINGIPYLESELTDKL
- a CDS encoding DUF6890 family protein yields the protein MALRRHYLPHEQDDIDSFACAIWLDNHFTENHRIAVANGIALAFKGE